The following proteins come from a genomic window of Xiphophorus couchianus chromosome 19, X_couchianus-1.0, whole genome shotgun sequence:
- the LOC114134442 gene encoding uncharacterized protein LOC114134442, translated as MVEAFCATWKLVESKNFDEYMEAIGIPFATRQVGNVTKTTVMISADEDTVMLKTLSTFRNTECVAKLGEEFDEITPDDRQVKSTFTMEGDKLVHTQKWDGKETRLIREIKNGKMVMTLTFEGVTAVRTYEKVERRTSFMSLSIAITKDSSHPGFPMFVLLPLGRRYIVHVATLKGISHKERRITSAKMVEAFCATWTLVESRNFDDYMKALGIPFATRQVGNVTKPATIISMDGDRVVVKTQSRFRATEVSGKLGEEFDETTSDDRKVKSTFTMEGDKLVHTQKWDGKETRLIREIRNGKMVMTLTFQGVKAIRTYEKA; from the exons ATGGTCGAGGCTTTCTGCGCAACATGGAAACTGGTGGAGAGTAAGAACTTCGACGAATACATGGAGGCAATAG GAATTCCTTTTGCCACAAGACAAGTGGGAAATGTTACCAAAACAACAGTAATGATCAGCGCGGATGAGGATACCGTGATGCTGAAAACCCTGAGCACGTTCAGGAATACCGAGTGTGTGGCGAAACTCGGAGAGGAGTTTGACGAGATTACACCTGACGACCGACAAGTAAAg TCTACCTTTACCATGGAGGGAGACAAATTGGTGCATACACAGAAGTGGGATGGGAAAGAGACCAGATTGATTAGAGAAATCAAGAATGGAAAGATGGTGATG aCGTTAACCTTTGAGGGAGTCACAGCGGTCCGCACATATGAGaaggtggagaggaggacatcATTTATGTCCTT ATCCATAGCCATCACCAAGGACAGTTCCCACCCTGGCTTCCCCATGTTTGTCCTGCTGCCCCTAGGGAGGCGCTACATTGTACATGT tgcaacattGAAGGGAATATCCCATA AAGAGAGAAGGATTACATCTGCAAAAATGGTCGAGGCTTTCTGCGCAACATGGACACTGGTGGAGAGTCGGAACTTTGATGACTACATGAAGGCACTAG GAATTCCTTTTGCCACAAGACAAGTGGGCAATGTTACCAAACCAGCAACAATAATCAGCATGGACGGGGACAGAGTGGTGGTTAAAACCCAGAGCAGATTCAGGGCCACTGAAGTCTCGGGCAAACTTGGAGAGGAGTTTGACGAGACTACATCTGACGACCGAAAAGTAAAg TCTACCTTTACCATGGAGGGAGACAAATTGGTGCATACACAGAAGTGGGATGGGAAAGAGACCAGATTGATTAGAGAAATCAGGAATGGAAAGATGGTGATG aCGTTAACCTTTCAGGGAGTCAAAGCAATCCGCACATATGAGAAGGCCTAA
- the LOC114134443 gene encoding neurofilament heavy polypeptide-like yields MKVEKAPKEEIKAEKPPKEKEEKKPAKEEIKVEKLPKEKKHVKEETKVKKPPKEKLGVEKPIKDKIEEKKLSAEGKSEQKRQTAKIGVKKPKEDIKPKRTIKREFPTVLRKQHLNVTKPETTPIKTKKVAVVKKLEIPDKNVSLTKTKVVKAAPLRKVPEAPKETAKPSKVKKVVEVLKEKIEPITQKKAAVIKAKPAPAEKKKEKTVPKQTVKDKAKEDRVLKERQEPAKKEKPAEKAARDEKVEEQLLDSFPMDDDLPYFQCFFLDEDEAQFPFYAFSPLHI; encoded by the exons ATGAAGGTTGAAAAAGCaccaaaagaagaaataaaggcaGAGAAACCtccaaaagaaaaggaagaaaagaaacctgccaaagaagaaataaaagtggAGAAACTGcccaaagaaaagaaacatgtcaaagaagaaacaaaggTCAAGAAACCTCCCAAAGAAAAACTAGGTGTTGAGAAACCTATCAAGGATAagatagaagaaaagaaactttCAGCAGAAGGAAAATCTGAACAGAAACGCCAAACAGCAAAAATAGGAGTAAAGAAACCTAAAGAAG ATATTAAGCCCAAAAGAACAATCAAGCGGGAGTTTCCAACTGTCCTCAGGAAGCAACAtcttaatgtgacaaaacctG AAACCACTCCAATCAAGACCAAAAAGGTGGCAGTTGTGAAAA AGCTCGAAATCCCAGACAAAAACGTCTCCTTAACAAAGACGAAAGTAGTAAAGGCAGCGCCGCTACGAAAAG ttcCTGAGGCTCCAAAAGAAACAGCCAagccttcaaaagtcaaaaaag TTGTTGAGGTTCTTAAGGAGAAGATTGAACCTATCACTCAGAAAAAAG CAGCTGTTATTAAGGCAAAACCAGCACCTGCTGAAAAGAAGAAAG AGAAAACTGTCCCGAAGCAGACGGTAAAGGATAAAGCTAAAG AAGACAGAGTTCTTAAAGAGAGACAGGAGCCGGCAAAGAAAG AAAAACCTGCTGAGAAGGCTGCCAGAGACGAGAAAGTTGAAG AACAACTTTTGGACAGCTTTCCCATGGATG ATGACCTGCCGTACTTCCAGTGTTTCTTCCTGGACGAGGACGAGGCTCAGTTTCCATTTTATGCCTTCTCACCTCTACACATTTAA